The proteins below are encoded in one region of Ignavibacteriota bacterium:
- the tmk gene encoding dTMP kinase, with translation MHSFPARFITFEGIDSSGKSTQCSRTRAWLEKHDIPHLFVREPGGTTVSERVRDILLDRDHHALRPVAELLLFSAARAQLIEEVIRPALARGTSVIADRFLDSTTAYQGHGRGIDLSSIAEVHRLATGGLLPDITFLLDIDVAESRRRRAAQGRDDDRMEAADEEFFARVAAGYRSIAGAEPWRISLFDGRDNPDAIFDRIERILRHTYFE, from the coding sequence ATGCACTCCTTCCCCGCACGATTCATTACCTTCGAGGGCATCGACTCCTCGGGCAAATCCACGCAGTGCTCTCGCACGCGTGCCTGGCTCGAAAAACACGACATTCCGCATCTCTTTGTCCGTGAACCGGGAGGCACGACGGTGTCGGAACGCGTGCGCGACATACTTCTGGACCGGGACCATCACGCGCTGCGGCCTGTTGCGGAACTGCTGTTGTTTTCCGCCGCGCGGGCGCAATTGATCGAGGAGGTCATCCGCCCCGCCCTCGCGCGCGGCACGAGTGTCATCGCGGACCGTTTTCTCGACTCGACCACCGCCTATCAGGGTCACGGGCGCGGCATCGATCTGTCGTCCATCGCCGAAGTGCACCGCCTCGCCACGGGCGGGCTGTTGCCGGACATCACCTTCCTGCTCGACATCGACGTGGCCGAGAGCAGACGGAGACGCGCGGCGCAGGGCCGGGACGACGACCGCATGGAAGCGGCTGACGAGGAATTCTTCGCGCGGGTCGCCGCTGGCTACCGCAGTATCGCGGGCGCCGAACCCTGGCGTATCTCGCTCTTCGACGGCCGCGACAATCCCGACGCCATATTCGACCGCATTGAACGAATTCTCAGACACACCTACTTCGAATGA
- the xerD gene encoding site-specific tyrosine recombinase XerD, which translates to MTLDAALRRFRQHIALERGLSANTVDAYRGDLQRYAAWLAGLEVTHTGAVSQKHVSQYLKALHDAGLAPSSAARILSALKQFHRFLLEERYADADPTVLIESPTLTKHLPMVLTQDEVARILEAPETQTPRGLRDRSLLETLYASGMRVTELATFRLEQLHLDEELIRVLGKGSKERLVPLGDIAAEWLRKYLRDARPLLARSARPHSIVYLNHRGGGLTRMSILTIVKKYASAAGIRSDVHPHTFRHSFATHLLEGGADLRAVQEMLGHADIGTTQIYTHVDREYLRDVHRTYHPRAH; encoded by the coding sequence GTGACACTCGACGCCGCATTGCGCCGTTTCCGCCAGCACATCGCGCTGGAGCGGGGGCTCTCCGCAAACACGGTCGATGCGTACCGCGGCGATCTGCAACGTTACGCGGCATGGCTTGCCGGACTCGAGGTGACTCACACAGGGGCGGTGTCGCAGAAGCACGTGTCGCAATACCTCAAGGCGTTGCACGACGCGGGTCTCGCGCCATCGAGCGCCGCGCGCATTTTATCGGCGTTGAAACAGTTTCACCGCTTCCTCCTGGAGGAGCGGTACGCGGATGCCGACCCGACCGTCCTTATCGAATCGCCGACACTTACCAAACACCTCCCGATGGTACTCACGCAGGACGAAGTTGCGCGCATACTCGAGGCACCCGAGACGCAGACTCCTCGCGGCCTGCGCGACCGTTCTCTGCTCGAGACCCTGTACGCCTCCGGCATGCGGGTGACGGAACTTGCAACCTTCCGACTCGAGCAACTGCATCTCGACGAGGAACTGATTCGTGTGCTGGGGAAAGGCAGCAAGGAGCGTCTCGTTCCGTTGGGCGACATCGCCGCCGAGTGGCTGCGCAAATACCTCCGCGACGCGCGTCCCCTGCTCGCGCGCAGCGCGCGGCCGCATTCCATCGTGTACCTCAACCATCGCGGCGGAGGTCTCACGCGCATGAGCATCCTCACGATTGTCAAGAAATACGCATCGGCCGCGGGCATTCGCAGCGATGTACACCCGCACACGTTCCGCCATTCCTTCGCGACGCACCTGCTCGAGGGAGGCGCCGATCTGCGGGCCGTGCAGGAAATGCTCGGCCACGCCGACATCGGCACGACGCAGATATACACGCATGTCGACCGCGAATACCTGCGCGACGTGCACCGCACCTATCATCCCCGCGCGCACTGA